A genome region from Candidatus Manganitrophus noduliformans includes the following:
- the rplS gene encoding 50S ribosomal protein L19, translating into MNRLERLERGLLKQSVPDVKIGATVRVHVKIVEGEKERIQVYEGVVIRKKGTRNRETFTVRKVSYGVGVERIFPVHSPYITQIDVVREGKVNRAKLYYLRERTGQAARISERERSYPSEPKTTSPVEEPQPVKVES; encoded by the coding sequence ATGAATCGGTTAGAGCGGTTGGAAAGAGGACTTTTAAAGCAGTCGGTCCCGGACGTTAAAATCGGGGCGACCGTAAGAGTTCATGTCAAGATTGTCGAGGGCGAAAAAGAACGTATTCAGGTCTACGAGGGGGTGGTCATCAGAAAGAAGGGAACGCGTAACCGTGAGACCTTCACCGTCCGGAAGGTATCGTACGGTGTGGGGGTTGAAAGGATCTTTCCGGTCCACTCTCCCTATATCACTCAGATCGATGTCGTTCGCGAGGGAAAGGTGAACCGGGCGAAACTCTACTACCTGAGAGAAAGAACAGGGCAAGCCGCCCGTATCAGTGAGCGGGAAAGATCGTATCCATCGGAACCGAAGACGACCTCCCCCGTCGAAGAGCCGCAGCCCGTGAAGGTGGAATCTTAA
- the rpsP gene encoding 30S ribosomal protein S16 yields MAVKIRLTRMGRHKRPFYRIIVADSQSPRDGRFIEILGTYDPLADKEGVNIKEEKAIGWLKKGAEVSETVRTLFTKAQLFKKAKEPKAS; encoded by the coding sequence GTGGCAGTTAAGATCAGATTAACCCGGATGGGGCGACATAAACGGCCTTTCTATCGGATTATTGTTGCGGACTCTCAATCTCCAAGAGACGGACGATTTATCGAAATTTTAGGAACCTATGATCCCTTGGCCGACAAAGAAGGGGTGAACATCAAAGAAGAAAAAGCGATTGGATGGCTAAAAAAAGGGGCCGAGGTTTCCGAGACGGTCAGAACCCTTTTTACAAAAGCGCAGTTATTTAAAAAAGCGAAAGAGCCGAAAGCGAGTTAG
- a CDS encoding ribonuclease HII, with product MTPLKTEEAHRLFGMTLFERSLSSYGYQMVCGIDEAGRGPLAGPVVAAAVILPSGYTADGIRDSKLLTEKQRETLYDKISLEAVAVGIGVVDHTTIDEINILQATYLAMESSIRNLSVQPDHLLIDALTLPRIDLPQKGIIRGDNLSITIAAASIIAKVTRDRLMTEYHRDFPEYNFLSHKGYGTEEHLRNLRTFGPCRIHRKTFRGVLP from the coding sequence ATGACGCCTCTCAAAACGGAAGAAGCGCATCGCCTGTTTGGAATGACTCTCTTCGAGAGGTCGCTCTCTTCCTACGGCTATCAAATGGTTTGCGGCATCGATGAGGCGGGACGGGGCCCCCTGGCGGGGCCGGTCGTCGCCGCGGCGGTGATTTTACCCTCGGGATACACCGCCGACGGGATACGCGATTCAAAACTGCTGACGGAAAAACAGCGCGAGACGCTTTATGATAAAATCTCCCTGGAGGCGGTTGCCGTCGGGATCGGCGTCGTCGACCACACCACCATCGATGAGATCAATATTTTGCAAGCGACCTATTTGGCGATGGAATCGAGCATACGAAATCTCTCCGTTCAACCGGACCACCTCCTCATCGACGCCCTGACCCTTCCCCGGATCGATCTTCCACAGAAGGGCATTATTCGCGGCGACAACCTCTCCATCACGATCGCGGCCGCATCGATTATCGCCAAGGTCACGCGGGACCGTCTCATGACGGAATACCATCGGGACTTTCCGGAGTACAATTTTCTCTCCCATAAGGGGTATGGGACGGAAGAACATCTTCGGAATTTAAGGACGTTCGGACCTTGTCGAATTCATCGGAAGACATTTCGAGGCGTTCTCCCGTGA
- the ffh gene encoding signal recognition particle protein produces MLENLTKRLDSVLKNVRGKGLLTEENIDEALKEVRLALLEADVHFKIVKTFNESVRAKAVGKEVLESLSPGQQVVKVVWEELAKLMGEKGVGISLAAQPPTLIMLVGLQGSGKTTTAGKLARLYKRQGKRVLLVAADLQRPAAVDQLQILGKNIDVPVAAPQSEKDPVDVITRAVAQGNEQGFDLVIIDTAGRLQVDEPLMEELVRIKSKVLPNEILFIADAMTGQNAVNVADAFHKRLGLTGIILTKTEGDARGGAILSMRSATGAPVKFIGTGEKLDAFEPFHPDRMASRILGMGDVLSLIELAEQNYSREQAEVLQEKLRSQQFTLEDFRQQMKQIKKLGSLEKILEMIPGMQSVKDLPDQGQIDKEMRHIEAIISSMTPRERDDPGTINGSKRKRIAKGSGTSVQEVNRLLKQFYEAKKMMKRFSGGKGGKKGLGQMLARFK; encoded by the coding sequence ATGTTGGAAAATTTAACAAAACGGCTCGACTCCGTTCTCAAAAACGTGCGCGGAAAAGGGCTCTTGACCGAAGAGAATATTGACGAAGCGTTGAAGGAAGTCCGGCTTGCTTTATTGGAAGCGGACGTTCACTTCAAGATCGTTAAAACATTCAACGAATCGGTCCGCGCAAAGGCAGTCGGAAAAGAGGTTTTGGAGAGTCTCTCCCCCGGACAACAGGTCGTGAAGGTCGTCTGGGAAGAACTGGCCAAACTAATGGGAGAAAAGGGGGTCGGGATCTCCCTGGCCGCTCAACCGCCGACCCTGATCATGCTGGTCGGCTTGCAGGGTTCCGGAAAAACAACCACGGCCGGAAAGCTGGCCCGGCTTTATAAGCGACAAGGGAAACGGGTCCTTCTCGTTGCGGCTGACCTTCAGCGTCCGGCGGCGGTAGATCAGCTTCAGATTTTGGGGAAAAATATTGACGTGCCGGTTGCGGCTCCCCAATCCGAAAAAGACCCGGTCGATGTCATCACGAGAGCCGTTGCGCAAGGAAACGAGCAGGGTTTTGACCTGGTGATCATCGATACGGCCGGCCGGCTCCAGGTGGATGAACCGCTCATGGAGGAATTGGTCCGGATCAAATCCAAAGTACTCCCGAATGAAATCCTCTTCATCGCCGACGCGATGACCGGACAAAACGCGGTCAACGTCGCAGATGCCTTTCATAAGCGGCTCGGTCTCACCGGAATTATTCTGACCAAGACGGAGGGGGACGCCAGAGGGGGGGCGATTTTGTCGATGCGCTCCGCCACGGGCGCCCCGGTTAAATTTATCGGAACCGGGGAGAAGCTGGATGCGTTCGAGCCGTTTCATCCGGATCGGATGGCTTCCCGAATCCTCGGCATGGGGGACGTTCTCTCTCTGATCGAACTCGCAGAGCAGAACTACTCGAGAGAACAAGCGGAAGTCCTTCAGGAAAAGCTTCGCTCTCAGCAGTTCACATTGGAAGACTTCCGTCAACAGATGAAACAGATCAAAAAACTAGGAAGCCTTGAAAAAATCCTGGAGATGATTCCGGGAATGCAAAGCGTGAAGGACCTCCCTGATCAAGGGCAGATCGATAAAGAAATGCGTCACATCGAGGCGATCATTTCCTCCATGACCCCTCGTGAACGCGATGATCCCGGCACCATCAACGGAAGCAAGAGAAAACGAATTGCGAAGGGGAGCGGAACCTCCGTCCAGGAAGTCAACCGACTTTTAAAGCAGTTCTATGAAGCGAAGAAAATGATGAAACGTTTTTCCGGCGGTAAAGGGGGTAAAAAGGGGTTGGGGCAAATGCTGGCGCGATTCAAGTAA
- the rimM gene encoding ribosome maturation factor RimM (Essential for efficient processing of 16S rRNA), which produces MSITIGTILKSVGLQGELKVSPLTHFPRRFNQLRDITIQTKEGQSQTYRIEQVRYASPFIYLKLAGLSSLEEAQPLAGGSILIPEEDRMPLPEGSYYHFEIEGLDVYLENGTRLGKIASIMETGSNDIYVVKAEGKEFLIPALSSVVKEINLPERRMTIRPMQGLLEL; this is translated from the coding sequence ATGTCGATTACGATAGGAACCATACTGAAATCGGTCGGTCTTCAGGGGGAGTTGAAGGTCTCCCCGCTGACCCACTTTCCTCGGCGTTTTAATCAGCTTCGGGATATCACGATTCAGACGAAGGAGGGCCAATCGCAAACATATCGCATCGAGCAGGTACGGTACGCGTCTCCTTTCATCTACCTTAAATTGGCCGGCCTCTCTTCTCTGGAAGAGGCCCAACCCCTGGCGGGGGGATCGATCCTCATTCCCGAGGAAGATCGCATGCCGCTTCCGGAAGGGAGTTATTACCATTTTGAAATCGAAGGTCTCGATGTCTATCTGGAGAACGGAACCCGGCTCGGAAAGATCGCGTCTATCATGGAAACCGGCAGCAACGACATTTATGTCGTAAAAGCGGAAGGGAAGGAGTTTCTGATCCCTGCTCTTTCTTCCGTCGTAAAAGAAATCAATTTACCAGAAAGGCGGATGACGATCCGCCCCATGCAAGGATTGCTAGAACTTTGA
- the trmD gene encoding tRNA (guanosine(37)-N1)-methyltransferase TrmD — MKCDIITLFPGMVAPALHESILKRAQERRFLEIGVHRLRDYATDKHQTTDDVPYGGGPGMVLKPEPIFAVVEKIHREQGETRIIMPSPQGKRFDQKMASAFSKEERRLVFICGHYEGIDARVKEGMPVEEVSIGDYILTGGELAALVMIDAAARLIPGVLGEPASLEEESFASSLLEYPQYTRPVEFRGLRVPDILLSGNHKSIRTWRKQQALLNTLRKRPDLLADASLTEDEKEWVDRQCDTVKSHS, encoded by the coding sequence ATGAAGTGTGATATAATAACGCTTTTTCCCGGGATGGTCGCTCCGGCATTACACGAGAGCATCTTGAAGCGGGCGCAAGAGCGCCGTTTTCTGGAAATCGGCGTCCATCGACTGCGCGACTATGCGACGGATAAACATCAGACGACCGATGATGTTCCCTACGGCGGCGGCCCGGGGATGGTTCTTAAACCGGAGCCGATTTTCGCCGTTGTGGAAAAAATTCACCGGGAACAGGGGGAGACGCGAATCATCATGCCTTCTCCCCAAGGCAAACGGTTCGATCAGAAAATGGCCTCTGCATTCTCAAAAGAAGAGCGGCGGCTTGTTTTTATCTGCGGGCATTATGAAGGGATTGATGCCCGGGTAAAAGAGGGAATGCCGGTCGAAGAAGTCTCGATCGGCGACTATATCCTCACCGGGGGAGAATTGGCCGCGTTGGTGATGATCGACGCGGCTGCGAGATTAATCCCGGGGGTCTTGGGGGAGCCCGCTTCCCTCGAAGAGGAATCCTTTGCATCTTCTCTTCTAGAATATCCTCAGTATACGCGTCCAGTGGAGTTTCGTGGGCTTCGGGTTCCGGACATCCTTCTCTCCGGGAATCACAAGTCGATCCGAACCTGGCGGAAACAGCAAGCCCTTCTCAATACCCTTCGGAAACGGCCTGACTTGTTGGCAGACGCCTCTTTAACCGAAGATGAAAAGGAATGGGTCGATCGGCAGTGCGACACGGTTAAATCTCACTCTTGA
- a CDS encoding KH domain-containing protein, which produces MKELIEYIAKSLVDRPENVVVRETEGEKTTIIELRVAQEDLGKVIGKQGRTARAMRTILNAAGTKVGKRCVLEILE; this is translated from the coding sequence ATGAAAGAGTTGATCGAGTACATCGCAAAGTCGCTTGTTGATCGACCTGAGAATGTGGTTGTTAGAGAGACCGAAGGGGAAAAAACGACGATTATTGAGTTGCGCGTTGCCCAAGAAGATTTGGGCAAGGTCATCGGCAAACAAGGCAGAACAGCGAGAGCCATGAGGACGATTCTCAATGCGGCGGGGACCAAGGTGGGCAAACGCTGTGTTCTTGAGATCCTGGAATAA
- a CDS encoding S41 family peptidase, with protein MTFSKRARITFLAMIILSIFSMSIFVERDLEGKVSSESDSYEDLKLFSEVLSTLQRNYVEPVKSKELMYGAVKGMLNTLDAHSAFMPPEVYREMQVDTKGEFGGLGLQIGTKENRLVVIAPIEGTPAELAGVKAGDIILKVDDKVLTKETSLMDAVNKMRGEKGTKVILTIQRDQVPNPLVFELVRDIIRIQSVKSKVLEPGIGYIRLTQFQEQTARDLSKAISSLRENNMHSLILDLRNNPGGLLTSAVEVTEQFLESGKLIVFIKGRDGKRDEYLASNSSALKEIPIIVLVNEGSASASEIVSGALQDWGRAMVVGTQTFGKGSVQTILPLSDGSALRLTTAKYYTPKGRSIQNTGIDPDILVKPILPKEVKNTPILREKDLDRHLENELRPDADKPDQVDLAPQGSSDEIIGINEPPQDKEEDAQLQKAIDLLKSWRIFKDLSPKLTAQQSVR; from the coding sequence ATGACATTCAGCAAACGGGCACGGATCACCTTTTTGGCGATGATCATACTCTCCATTTTTAGTATGAGCATCTTTGTGGAAAGGGATCTCGAAGGGAAGGTTTCGTCTGAATCGGACAGCTACGAGGACCTGAAGCTCTTTTCAGAGGTTCTCTCCACGCTTCAGAGAAATTATGTCGAGCCGGTGAAGAGTAAAGAGTTGATGTACGGCGCCGTCAAAGGAATGTTGAACACCCTGGATGCCCACTCCGCTTTTATGCCGCCTGAAGTATACAGAGAGATGCAGGTCGATACAAAAGGGGAGTTCGGCGGGTTGGGACTTCAAATCGGGACGAAGGAAAACAGGTTAGTCGTGATCGCCCCCATCGAGGGAACCCCCGCAGAGTTGGCTGGAGTAAAAGCAGGAGATATCATCCTCAAAGTCGATGATAAGGTCTTGACGAAAGAGACCAGCCTGATGGACGCTGTCAATAAAATGCGGGGAGAGAAGGGGACGAAGGTCATCCTGACCATCCAGCGAGACCAAGTTCCAAACCCGCTGGTTTTTGAACTCGTCCGAGATATCATCCGCATTCAGAGCGTCAAATCAAAGGTCCTCGAGCCGGGGATCGGTTATATTCGACTCACCCAATTCCAGGAGCAGACCGCGCGAGATCTCTCAAAAGCAATTTCGAGTTTGCGTGAAAACAATATGCACTCGCTCATCCTCGACCTTCGAAACAATCCGGGGGGTCTGCTCACATCGGCCGTCGAGGTGACGGAGCAATTCCTGGAAAGTGGGAAGCTGATCGTATTTATCAAGGGAAGAGACGGCAAGCGAGATGAGTACCTGGCAAGCAATTCAAGCGCGCTAAAAGAAATACCGATCATTGTGCTTGTGAATGAAGGGAGCGCTTCCGCATCCGAAATTGTCTCGGGGGCGCTGCAGGATTGGGGCAGGGCCATGGTCGTAGGGACCCAAACCTTCGGAAAAGGTTCCGTTCAGACGATTCTTCCCTTGTCCGACGGCTCCGCACTCCGTCTGACGACGGCGAAATATTACACCCCGAAAGGACGTTCGATTCAAAATACCGGGATCGATCCGGATATCCTGGTCAAACCGATTTTGCCGAAAGAGGTCAAAAACACACCGATTCTCCGTGAAAAGGACTTGGATCGGCACCTGGAAAATGAGCTCCGCCCCGATGCGGATAAACCTGATCAGGTCGATTTAGCCCCTCAAGGTTCATCGGATGAAATCATCGGGATCAATGAGCCTCCTCAAGATAAAGAGGAAGACGCTCAGCTTCAAAAAGCGATTGATCTTCTGAAGAGTTGGAGGATCTTCAAGGACCTTTCCCCTAAATTGACGGCGCAGCAAAGCGTCAGGTAG
- a CDS encoding murein hydrolase activator EnvC family protein — protein MIAIERIPAAAAEKAPSLNEKIKREKKELEKLREEIEEKRDKSITIKKREGSVLSQLEEMDRRLRVLQKEAGLIELKTREKDIEMEELSTVIDGLNKEIREKRGAISKRLRTLYQERQTGSLKILSAARDYPDFMRRLHYLKTIARKEGEILSQFKEKQNELEGKNHQVGMVKEQLVQEKETLARKLAEIRSEKRKKDQLLTRVRNEKVFYERALAELDESSMQLQLMIKKLEEQKSRLRQPASGKFSKEKGRLTWPSDGQIVSLFGRQKHPKFDTFIYKKGIEIEPSRGDTVRAVYDGTIIFANWFKGYGMVIIIDHGENYYSLYAHLAKLLVSVGDKVGRSKPIGQIGETGLSQGSSLYFEIRHQGEPLDPLTWLQKKR, from the coding sequence ATGATCGCGATAGAACGGATCCCCGCCGCGGCTGCGGAGAAGGCCCCCTCGCTGAACGAGAAAATAAAACGCGAGAAAAAGGAGCTCGAAAAATTAAGAGAAGAGATCGAGGAAAAAAGAGACAAGAGCATCACCATCAAGAAACGGGAGGGCTCCGTTCTCTCACAGCTGGAGGAGATGGATCGCCGGCTGCGGGTTCTCCAAAAAGAGGCCGGCCTGATCGAATTAAAGACGCGTGAAAAAGATATCGAAATGGAGGAGCTCTCTACGGTGATCGACGGGCTGAACAAAGAGATACGGGAAAAGAGGGGCGCCATCTCAAAACGGCTTCGGACCCTTTATCAAGAAAGACAGACCGGCTCCCTTAAAATATTGTCCGCCGCGCGAGATTATCCCGACTTCATGAGACGGCTGCATTATTTGAAAACGATCGCCCGCAAAGAAGGTGAAATACTGTCTCAATTCAAGGAAAAGCAGAACGAATTGGAAGGGAAAAACCATCAGGTGGGGATGGTGAAGGAACAACTCGTTCAGGAAAAAGAGACGCTGGCCCGTAAGCTGGCCGAGATTCGGTCCGAAAAGAGGAAAAAGGATCAGCTGCTGACGCGGGTCCGTAACGAAAAGGTATTTTATGAAAGGGCTCTCGCCGAGTTGGACGAGTCTTCTATGCAGCTTCAATTGATGATCAAGAAGCTGGAGGAACAAAAGAGCCGTCTGCGTCAGCCCGCTTCCGGTAAATTCTCAAAGGAGAAAGGGCGTCTGACCTGGCCGAGCGACGGCCAGATCGTCTCTTTGTTCGGACGACAAAAACATCCTAAATTTGATACCTTTATCTACAAAAAAGGGATCGAGATCGAGCCGTCGAGAGGTGATACGGTCCGCGCGGTTTACGATGGAACGATTATTTTCGCGAATTGGTTTAAAGGGTATGGAATGGTCATCATCATCGACCATGGCGAGAATTATTATTCGCTTTATGCGCATCTCGCGAAGTTGTTGGTTTCGGTCGGCGACAAAGTAGGACGGAGCAAGCCGATCGGACAGATTGGAGAGACAGGGCTTTCCCAGGGAAGCAGTCTTTATTTTGAAATCAGACATCAAGGGGAGCCGCTCGATCCTTTGACCTGGCTCCAGAAGAAGCGATGA
- a CDS encoding YraN family protein, which yields MTGAEGEKIAAEFLRKRGYRILERNFRNVLGEIDIIALDGKILVFVEVKARSGDRFGAPQFAVDARKQAKMSRVALAYLSRKKIAPSECRFDVVGIIRRPNGATSIEHLKDAFEGQETGRGC from the coding sequence GTGACGGGGGCGGAAGGGGAGAAGATCGCGGCGGAATTTTTGCGAAAGCGGGGCTATCGGATTCTGGAGCGGAACTTCAGAAACGTTTTAGGGGAAATCGACATCATTGCGCTCGACGGAAAAATTCTGGTCTTCGTCGAGGTCAAAGCCCGCTCCGGAGACCGCTTCGGCGCGCCGCAATTCGCCGTGGACGCGAGAAAACAGGCCAAGATGAGTCGTGTCGCCCTCGCTTATCTCAGCCGAAAGAAAATCGCTCCGTCTGAATGCCGATTCGATGTCGTGGGGATTATCCGCAGGCCGAACGGAGCGACCTCGATCGAACATTTAAAAGACGCCTTTGAAGGACAGGAAACGGGAAGAGGATGTTAA
- a CDS encoding DegT/DnrJ/EryC1/StrS family aminotransferase encodes MRVPLLDLVAQYHTIRPDIQKAVQEVFESQQFILGPSVTKLEEEIAAHCQVRHAIGVASGSDALLLALMALGVGPGDEVITSPYTFFATAGSIARLQAKPVFVDIDPKTYNIDPSLIEGKITPRTKAIIPVHLYGQCAEMDPILEIAERRHIPIVEDAAQSIGATYKGRQAGSMGAFGCLSFFPSKNLGGAGDGGMILTQDGHFAEKIKILRVHGSQPKYYHQVIGCNSRLDSLQAVVLSVKLRHLEGWSQKRRENAEFYNKHLGSLDKVVVPHVESHNKSIYNQYVIRVSQRDQLLNYLKEKGIGTEIYYPVPLHLQACFKYLGHSEGDFPESERAARETIALPIYPELTMDQKIYVVDQIKRLLLS; translated from the coding sequence ATGCGCGTCCCCTTGCTTGATTTAGTCGCACAGTATCATACCATCCGACCGGATATTCAGAAAGCGGTTCAGGAGGTTTTTGAAAGTCAGCAATTTATCCTCGGCCCATCCGTCACAAAACTTGAAGAGGAGATTGCGGCGCATTGCCAAGTCCGGCACGCGATCGGCGTCGCCTCCGGATCGGACGCCCTCTTGCTGGCCCTGATGGCGCTGGGCGTGGGGCCCGGTGATGAGGTGATCACCTCCCCTTATACATTTTTTGCCACCGCCGGCTCGATTGCCCGGCTCCAGGCCAAGCCCGTTTTTGTCGATATCGATCCAAAAACTTATAATATCGATCCTTCCTTGATCGAAGGGAAAATCACCCCTCGGACCAAGGCGATCATTCCCGTTCATCTTTACGGCCAATGCGCCGAGATGGATCCGATTCTAGAGATCGCAGAACGGAGGCATATTCCGATTGTTGAGGATGCGGCCCAGTCGATCGGGGCGACTTATAAAGGACGGCAGGCCGGCTCGATGGGCGCGTTCGGCTGCCTCTCCTTTTTTCCGTCAAAAAACCTCGGCGGGGCGGGGGACGGCGGGATGATCCTGACCCAAGACGGGCACTTTGCCGAAAAGATCAAAATTCTCAGAGTCCATGGTAGCCAGCCGAAATATTACCACCAGGTCATCGGCTGCAACAGCCGCCTCGATTCGCTCCAGGCGGTGGTTCTCTCGGTGAAGCTCCGCCACCTTGAAGGGTGGAGCCAGAAGCGGCGCGAAAATGCCGAATTCTACAATAAACACCTCGGATCCCTGGACAAGGTGGTTGTCCCCCATGTTGAATCTCATAACAAATCAATTTATAATCAATATGTTATTCGAGTATCCCAGCGGGATCAGCTTTTAAACTATCTGAAAGAGAAGGGAATCGGGACGGAAATCTATTATCCTGTGCCGCTTCATCTACAGGCCTGCTTTAAGTATCTAGGACATTCGGAGGGAGATTTTCCCGAATCGGAGCGGGCCGCGCGCGAAACCATTGCGCTCCCCATTTATCCGGAACTGACAATGGATCAAAAAATCTATGTGGTCGATCAGATCAAGCGGCTTTTATTGTCTTGA
- the ftsE gene encoding cell division ATP-binding protein FtsE → MIQMFHVYKYYGKDHVALDDINLKIDKGEFVFLVGSSGAGKSTLLKLMICEERAEQGQILIGGKNISRLKETQVPFLRRNIGFVFQDFKLIRRKTVYENIALPLEIVGAPGGEIRKRVHEVLKMVQLEHRRNQFPQFLSGGEQQRVAIARALINRPSLLLADEPTGNLDEFLSVEIMDLLKNIHISGTTVIVATHNQHLMTKMGKRTIVLQKGKIYSDGASA, encoded by the coding sequence ATGATCCAGATGTTTCACGTTTATAAATATTACGGTAAAGATCACGTCGCTTTGGACGATATTAATTTGAAGATTGATAAGGGGGAATTTGTTTTTCTGGTCGGTTCGAGCGGCGCCGGAAAGTCGACCCTCCTCAAGCTGATGATCTGTGAAGAAAGAGCGGAACAGGGACAAATTCTCATTGGAGGAAAAAATATCTCTCGGCTGAAAGAAACCCAGGTTCCGTTTCTCCGTCGCAACATCGGATTCGTCTTTCAGGACTTTAAACTGATCCGTCGCAAGACCGTTTATGAGAACATCGCGCTTCCGTTGGAAATCGTCGGGGCTCCCGGCGGAGAAATCCGAAAACGGGTTCACGAGGTTTTAAAGATGGTTCAACTGGAACATCGCCGGAACCAGTTTCCTCAATTCCTCTCCGGAGGGGAACAGCAACGGGTCGCGATCGCCCGGGCGTTGATCAACCGTCCCTCTCTTTTGTTGGCGGATGAGCCGACCGGCAACCTGGATGAATTCCTTTCGGTTGAAATTATGGATCTGCTCAAAAATATTCACATCAGCGGAACCACCGTGATCGTGGCGACACACAATCAGCATCTGATGACAAAAATGGGGAAGCGGACGATTGTCCTACAAAAGGGGAAAATTTACTCGGACGGGGCCTCGGCATGA
- a CDS encoding cell division protein FtsX produces the protein MRKTFYFLRTAVENLQINRMMAFFSFLSLSLTLTLFGVFLLFYYNVQNLLRSMQEDVQFSIYLSDGTAEEEVRSIKERLSSDDRISSVTYISKEEALAIFKKEFHDESLLNSLGGNPLPASFEVKVKGEYQDPRQLSVMVDRFKRLPGVEEIAYGSEWLQNLDAFLILLKKVGIGVGGLLSVAIVTIIANTVRLHFYSRRDEIEVMNLIGATHSFIKIPFFIEGSLIGLISGWISVLMLFALFHFSQPHLQSIGGMIGGFLNPLFLPAPFLFGITVGGGVLGGVAGFLSLSVLLKARFPTDGKKQT, from the coding sequence ATGAGGAAAACCTTCTATTTTCTTAGAACGGCCGTTGAAAACCTGCAGATCAATCGAATGATGGCCTTCTTTTCCTTTCTCTCACTGAGTCTCACGTTGACACTATTTGGTGTTTTTCTGCTTTTCTATTATAATGTGCAGAATCTGCTTCGATCGATGCAGGAGGATGTTCAGTTCAGCATTTACCTCTCGGATGGAACGGCTGAAGAAGAAGTCCGCTCGATCAAAGAACGATTATCGAGCGATGACCGCATCTCCTCCGTGACATATATTTCCAAAGAGGAGGCGCTCGCGATTTTTAAAAAAGAATTTCATGACGAATCATTGTTGAACAGCCTGGGAGGAAATCCGCTGCCGGCTTCGTTTGAGGTCAAAGTCAAAGGGGAGTATCAAGATCCGCGACAGCTTTCGGTGATGGTCGATCGTTTCAAACGGCTCCCGGGCGTAGAAGAAATCGCATACGGATCGGAGTGGCTCCAGAACCTTGACGCATTTCTAATCCTATTGAAGAAAGTCGGAATCGGCGTGGGGGGATTGTTGTCGGTCGCAATCGTAACCATTATCGCGAATACGGTCCGTCTGCACTTTTATAGCCGGAGAGATGAAATCGAGGTGATGAATTTAATCGGGGCGACGCACAGCTTCATCAAGATCCCCTTCTTCATTGAAGGTTCTCTCATCGGTTTGATCAGCGGCTGGATCTCCGTGTTGATGCTCTTCGCTCTCTTTCATTTTTCCCAGCCTCATCTGCAATCGATCGGAGGGATGATCGGAGGCTTTCTCAATCCGCTCTTTCTACCCGCCCCGTTTCTTTTCGGCATTACAGTCGGTGGGGGGGTGCTTGGCGGGGTAGCCGGCTTTCTTTCGCTGTCCGTCTTATTGAAGGCGCGTTTTCCGACCGATGGAAAAAAGCAGACTTAA